From a region of the Candidatus Liberimonas magnetica genome:
- a CDS encoding efflux RND transporter periplasmic adaptor subunit: MNKVTSFIIMALFVGSVAGCGNNTVTTEEKHPDAAGHEEKAGKLCRDTKIAVSEESRKAMGLELKTAAYRGMEETLSVTGEIAKDTEKVYHLMPKAAGEVARIDVNYYDMVKQGDVLGAIKEAQETSEIVSPYSGIVTAVNVSQGQHVDEITSCFSISDLGVISANFDVYEKDAGKIKVGQKIKVKSLAYPDKTFTGKIVFISPRVDEKSRTIKVRADIDNSGYLLKFSMFVTGKIIISEGQFLSVSQEAVQKVDDKAIVFVSNGDKEFIAREIKPGFEDNGYVQVLAGIKHGDKIAVVGSFLLKSELLKAEMGEGCAE, encoded by the coding sequence ATGAATAAAGTAACAAGCTTCATTATCATGGCTTTATTTGTCGGTAGTGTTGCCGGCTGCGGCAATAATACAGTTACAACAGAAGAAAAACACCCTGATGCCGCAGGGCATGAAGAAAAGGCGGGTAAACTTTGCCGGGATACAAAGATAGCTGTCAGCGAAGAGTCAAGGAAAGCTATGGGACTTGAGTTAAAAACCGCTGCTTACCGCGGTATGGAAGAAACCTTGTCCGTTACCGGAGAAATAGCAAAAGATACTGAAAAAGTATATCACCTGATGCCTAAGGCTGCCGGTGAAGTAGCCAGGATAGACGTTAACTATTATGATATGGTTAAGCAGGGGGATGTTTTAGGTGCTATCAAGGAAGCTCAAGAAACCAGCGAAATAGTTTCACCCTATAGCGGAATAGTCACAGCCGTAAATGTGAGCCAGGGCCAGCATGTTGATGAGATTACTTCCTGCTTTAGTATCTCTGACCTGGGTGTTATCAGCGCTAACTTTGATGTGTATGAAAAAGACGCGGGCAAGATAAAAGTCGGACAGAAGATAAAGGTTAAGTCCCTAGCCTATCCAGACAAAACATTCACCGGCAAAATAGTCTTTATTTCCCCACGGGTTGATGAGAAATCAAGAACTATAAAAGTGCGCGCGGACATAGACAACAGCGGATACCTGCTCAAATTCAGCATGTTCGTTACCGGCAAAATAATTATCAGCGAAGGTCAATTCCTTTCTGTCTCGCAAGAGGCTGTCCAAAAAGTAGATGATAAAGCGATCGTCTTTGTGTCAAATGGAGATAAGGAATTTATCGCCAGAGAGATAAAGCCCGGTTTTGAGGATAACGGCTATGTTCAGGTCCTTGCCGGGATAAAACACGGCGACAAAATAGCAGTTGTAGGCAGTTTTCTTCTAAAATCAGAGCTGCTTAAAGCTGAAATGGGCGAAGGCTGCGCAGAATAA
- a CDS encoding TolC family protein, translating into MITKFLRVSALLIMFLTVSHNLCGAEDYITLKKALAITSGNNTKTVNARKNVEIAKSKLVQTRAYPNPSLDFKTTDLSDPWSKDSGSYELTLNQEIEVFGKRGSRKSMAEGLITIASEELSSTWLEISLEVKERYYDLLLFKKRNEIARENLDLVRKLLDSVQVKYNSGSIYLNELLRAKIELSGAENELQLSQKEFRVAKAQFNYLIGKPVDYEFMLEEQLSFVDKKLTQDALMQKALSGNPELKARIALLELNKQGIKLARQEKLPTPTLGVIQTQEGQNKTLGASLGFSLPLWNINTGNIKEKEIELDKTENEVVSLKKQLELSVYDAYIEAESAAKQVSLLKKNVEEANEIQSLIGLQYKEGKAEFLTYLDNLKTVRNTKLGYYEAIVNYNKKLALIERLINEDM; encoded by the coding sequence ATGATTACTAAATTCTTACGAGTAAGCGCTCTTTTAATTATGTTCCTTACTGTGTCCCACAACTTATGTGGAGCTGAAGATTATATTACTCTAAAAAAAGCATTAGCCATTACAAGCGGCAATAACACTAAAACGGTTAATGCGAGAAAAAACGTGGAAATAGCCAAATCAAAGCTGGTTCAGACAAGAGCCTATCCAAATCCGTCCTTGGATTTTAAAACTACGGACTTGTCTGATCCCTGGTCCAAAGATAGCGGTAGTTATGAGCTTACTTTAAACCAGGAAATTGAAGTATTCGGCAAGCGAGGGAGCCGCAAAAGTATGGCTGAAGGTCTTATCACAATAGCAAGCGAAGAACTATCTTCAACCTGGCTGGAAATCTCTTTGGAAGTAAAAGAGCGGTATTATGACCTTCTGCTTTTTAAAAAAAGAAATGAAATTGCCAGGGAGAATCTTGACCTTGTGAGAAAACTGCTTGACAGTGTTCAGGTTAAGTATAATTCAGGTTCAATATACCTCAATGAGCTGTTACGGGCAAAGATTGAACTTTCTGGGGCTGAAAATGAATTGCAGCTTTCCCAAAAGGAGTTCAGGGTTGCAAAGGCTCAGTTCAATTATCTGATCGGAAAACCTGTTGATTACGAGTTTATGCTTGAGGAACAGCTTTCTTTTGTTGATAAGAAGCTCACGCAAGATGCTTTAATGCAAAAGGCGCTATCTGGGAATCCTGAGCTGAAGGCCAGGATCGCGCTGTTGGAATTAAATAAGCAAGGCATTAAACTGGCACGGCAGGAAAAACTGCCTACTCCAACCCTGGGTGTTATACAAACGCAGGAAGGACAAAACAAAACATTGGGCGCAAGCCTGGGTTTTTCGCTTCCTTTGTGGAATATAAATACCGGGAACATCAAGGAAAAAGAGATTGAACTTGATAAAACCGAAAACGAGGTAGTTTCCTTAAAAAAGCAGTTGGAGCTCAGTGTTTATGACGCATATATAGAAGCGGAATCCGCGGCTAAACAGGTCAGCTTGTTAAAGAAGAATGTCGAAGAAGCCAATGAAATACAAAGTTTGATTGGTTTGCAATATAAAGAAGGCAAGGCGGAGTTTTTAACTTATCTGGACAATTTAAAAACCGTGCGAAATACCAAGCTGGGCTACTATGAGGCTATTGTTAATTACAATAAAAAACTTGCGTTGATAGAGAGGCTAATAAATGAAGATATGTAA
- a CDS encoding response regulator — translation MKILVADDDITVLEYLKFVLEGLGHEVTVTDNSNDVLRLFVLNEPDLIMLDIVLPGKDGLMLLKEIKEIDAKTAVVMITAYKDAEKAMEAFHLGAIDCLLKPFNVDYLRDAVLSKVCIRRK, via the coding sequence ATGAAAATATTAGTAGCAGACGACGACATCACTGTTTTGGAGTACCTGAAGTTTGTGCTTGAAGGTCTTGGTCATGAGGTTACGGTAACAGACAATTCAAACGATGTCCTGAGGTTATTCGTGCTTAATGAGCCTGACCTTATCATGCTTGACATAGTCCTGCCGGGAAAAGACGGGTTAATGCTTCTTAAGGAAATAAAAGAAATTGACGCAAAAACAGCTGTAGTTATGATTACTGCATATAAGGATGCGGAAAAAGCCATGGAAGCGTTTCATTTAGGGGCAATAGACTGCCTGCTTAAGCCTTTTAATGTAGATTATCTCAGGGATGCTGTGCTTTCTAAGGTATGCATTCGCAGGAAATGA
- a CDS encoding polyprenyl synthetase family protein: MDGLSAIYQPVHEELEAVKSLVKGHVIAMQEVRQYIEPYFNAKAKYMRPFLALSSAKILLKEKIANSAMNRLFDFAVAVELIHTASLVHDDIIDGELKRRGEVSLNIKYGPGEAVLLGDMLYSRALQILCKSFNPSVSWNLLEVINKMCYGQFMEKLENNMDKRGYLKMIRLKTGLLMGFSCTGVVYAATENINKAVIDNIFNFGVYSGMFYQMVDDSIDKDLNLTITDLASVKQMAVNEVKTLPPSIYKLKMVEFLDYILQYKTRQVQV, encoded by the coding sequence ATGGACGGATTAAGCGCAATATATCAGCCTGTACACGAAGAACTTGAAGCGGTAAAAAGCCTGGTTAAAGGCCATGTTATTGCCATGCAGGAGGTAAGGCAGTATATCGAGCCTTACTTCAACGCTAAGGCAAAATACATGAGGCCGTTTCTTGCTCTTAGCTCCGCAAAGATACTCTTAAAAGAAAAAATCGCTAATTCCGCTATGAACAGGTTGTTTGATTTTGCAGTGGCTGTTGAGCTTATACACACTGCAAGCCTTGTCCATGACGATATTATTGACGGAGAGCTAAAAAGGCGCGGCGAAGTATCCTTAAATATAAAGTATGGCCCGGGGGAGGCGGTCTTGCTTGGGGACATGCTTTATAGCAGGGCGCTGCAGATCCTTTGTAAATCCTTTAACCCGTCAGTTTCATGGAACCTTTTGGAAGTCATTAACAAAATGTGTTACGGCCAGTTTATGGAGAAGCTGGAAAATAACATGGATAAAAGGGGCTACCTGAAGATGATAAGGCTGAAAACAGGGCTGCTTATGGGGTTTAGCTGCACCGGGGTTGTCTATGCAGCCACAGAAAATATAAATAAAGCGGTTATTGACAATATCTTTAACTTTGGGGTTTATTCAGGAATGTTTTATCAGATGGTTGATGACAGCATAGACAAGGATTTGAACCTAACAATAACAGACCTGGCAAGTGTAAAACAAATGGCAGTTAACGAAGTTAAAACGCTTCCGCCTTCTATATATAAGTTAAAAATGGTGGAATTTCTCGATTATATTTTACAATATAAGACAAGGCAAGTTCAGGTTTAA
- a CDS encoding hemerythrin domain-containing protein, with protein MREHGVISRLLLIYEEIIKRINNNEVFPAEPLSQSTDIVSSFIQGYHEVLEEKYIFDRFRKTNNLAYMIAALEEQHKAGRKITYAIKAQQNAPDKNRLASSLRAFINMYRPHKAQEDTVLFPAFRNIVPPDEYAGLAEQFEKEEEIVFGKGGFKKVASQVEEIEKSLGINELSKFTP; from the coding sequence ATGCGTGAACATGGCGTTATCAGCCGGCTGCTGCTCATTTATGAAGAGATAATAAAGCGCATAAATAATAATGAGGTGTTTCCTGCTGAACCTCTTTCCCAATCAACCGATATTGTCAGCAGTTTTATCCAGGGTTACCATGAAGTTCTTGAGGAAAAATATATTTTTGACAGGTTCCGTAAAACAAACAATCTTGCTTATATGATAGCTGCCCTTGAAGAACAGCATAAAGCAGGGCGTAAAATAACCTATGCTATAAAGGCTCAACAAAATGCGCCGGATAAAAACAGATTGGCAAGTTCTCTGCGTGCCTTTATTAATATGTACCGGCCGCATAAAGCCCAGGAAGACACTGTTTTATTCCCGGCGTTTCGTAACATCGTTCCGCCTGATGAGTATGCAGGATTGGCAGAACAATTTGAGAAAGAAGAAGAAATAGTTTTTGGAAAAGGCGGGTTTAAAAAGGTAGCCAGTCAAGTTGAAGAAATAGAAAAATCTCTGGGTATCAATGAACTCTCTAAATTTACCCCTTGA
- a CDS encoding FAD-dependent oxidoreductase — translation MYDLIILGAGPAGITAGIYAARKRMNFIVISKDLGGQTLWTNNIENYTGYMLVTGRQLVDKFTEQLNLNRIKIQENEIVESAVKGNEGHFSIKTGKANYKTKTVIIATGRAHKKLGIPGEDEFRNKGVAYCATCDAPLFAGKDVAVVGGGNSGLDAVVQLSNVANKVYVIEKEDSFKADPGIMDKVINNSRVEVYRGSTMEEIYGDRFVKGVKIKHGGSRLDISVAGVFVEVGAEPSSDFIKIVNKNDKNEILVDCRSRTSVPGIFAAGDVTDVPAKQIIVACGEGAKASLAAFSYINSAN, via the coding sequence ATGTATGATCTTATCATTCTAGGAGCAGGCCCTGCCGGGATAACCGCAGGCATATATGCGGCAAGGAAACGAATGAATTTTATCGTCATTTCAAAAGATCTTGGAGGCCAGACTCTCTGGACCAATAATATTGAAAATTATACCGGCTATATGCTTGTAACGGGCCGGCAGCTTGTAGATAAATTTACAGAACAGTTAAACCTGAACAGAATAAAGATTCAAGAAAATGAAATAGTAGAATCTGCCGTAAAAGGCAACGAGGGGCATTTCTCTATTAAAACCGGCAAGGCTAATTATAAAACAAAAACAGTAATCATAGCAACTGGCAGGGCGCACAAAAAACTCGGCATACCCGGTGAAGACGAATTCAGGAATAAAGGGGTTGCCTACTGCGCAACCTGTGACGCTCCATTGTTTGCGGGCAAGGATGTCGCGGTTGTCGGAGGCGGAAATTCAGGGCTTGACGCCGTTGTCCAGCTTTCAAATGTAGCAAACAAGGTTTACGTAATTGAAAAAGAAGACTCGTTTAAAGCTGACCCCGGCATAATGGATAAAGTTATAAATAATTCCAGGGTAGAGGTTTACAGAGGTTCAACTATGGAAGAAATATACGGCGACAGGTTCGTAAAGGGCGTTAAAATAAAACATGGCGGCAGCCGGCTGGATATAAGCGTCGCAGGAGTCTTTGTTGAAGTCGGGGCGGAGCCTTCCTCTGATTTTATTAAGATAGTGAATAAGAATGACAAAAACGAGATATTAGTTGACTGCAGGTCAAGGACAAGTGTGCCGGGTATTTTTGCCGCCGGGGATGTAACCGATGTGCCGGCAAAACAGATAATCGTCGCCTGCGGGGAAGGCGCAAAAGCAAGCCTGGCAGCTTTTTCTTATATAAACAGCGCCAACTAA
- a CDS encoding thioredoxin family protein — protein MPNIKIYSTPSCPACNSLKKFLTENKIEYENIDVSKDSQKAREMIEKSGEMAVPVIDIDGRIIVGFNETELWKELNIK, from the coding sequence ATGCCTAATATAAAAATTTATTCAACTCCCAGTTGCCCGGCATGTAATTCGTTAAAGAAGTTTTTAACAGAAAATAAAATTGAATATGAAAATATAGATGTAAGCAAAGACAGCCAGAAAGCCCGGGAAATGATTGAAAAATCGGGGGAGATGGCTGTGCCTGTTATTGATATAGACGGCAGGATTATTGTTGGTTTCAATGAAACCGAACTTTGGAAAGAATTAAATATTAAATAG
- a CDS encoding phosphoribosyltransferase codes for MLFKNRIDAGRKLADKIGKSGAKLTDPLVLGIPRGGIGVGYPVADYLKCPLEPITVRKLPIPSNDQTGFGVVNLDKEVILNDYFLDQGYVNREEIDGIVNEVYREVLRRDRIYRGKRPFPGLEKRTVVITDDGLATGYTMLGAVRFARKRGAGEIIAATPVAHRDSLSVISEEVDKVISVQVSSALPFAVAAFYEEFYDLTDAQVVETLQDARLIKK; via the coding sequence ATGTTATTCAAAAACAGGATAGATGCAGGCAGGAAATTAGCCGATAAAATCGGGAAATCAGGCGCTAAGCTAACCGATCCCTTAGTCTTAGGCATACCAAGAGGCGGGATAGGAGTTGGTTACCCTGTCGCAGATTATCTCAAATGTCCGCTTGAACCTATAACTGTAAGGAAGCTTCCTATTCCCTCAAATGATCAGACGGGTTTTGGCGTAGTGAACCTTGATAAAGAAGTAATATTGAATGACTATTTTCTTGATCAGGGGTATGTGAACAGGGAAGAAATAGACGGAATAGTTAATGAGGTTTACAGGGAAGTGCTTAGAAGAGACAGGATTTACAGGGGAAAACGCCCGTTCCCCGGCCTTGAAAAGCGCACGGTCGTTATAACGGACGACGGGCTGGCCACTGGTTATACAATGCTTGGGGCTGTGCGTTTTGCCAGGAAACGCGGCGCGGGAGAAATAATAGCGGCAACGCCTGTGGCACACAGGGACTCACTGTCCGTGATATCCGAAGAAGTTGATAAGGTTATCTCAGTCCAGGTCAGCAGCGCCCTTCCGTTTGCAGTCGCAGCGTTTTATGAAGAGTTTTACGATCTGACTGATGCGCAGGTCGTTGAGACACTGCAGGACGCCAGGCTGATAAAAAAATAA
- a CDS encoding ferritin-like domain-containing protein translates to MNIKEELIKMLNKALELEHAARIQYLSHAELIKGENAEKLIERLNEIASDEKSHEEKFRNLIGNYLGGEPSMGLAETHLARELKDILKVNLKGEKDAIDFYKQIYQKVVDGKKELQYEFETLEHDIRHVIVDEQEHVAELSVLLGI, encoded by the coding sequence ATGAACATTAAAGAAGAGTTGATTAAAATGTTGAACAAAGCCCTGGAACTGGAGCATGCTGCAAGGATACAGTACCTGTCCCATGCTGAGTTAATCAAAGGAGAGAACGCAGAGAAATTAATTGAAAGGTTGAATGAAATAGCCTCTGATGAAAAAAGCCACGAAGAAAAATTCAGGAACCTTATAGGCAACTACCTCGGAGGAGAACCTTCGATGGGCCTTGCCGAAACTCACTTAGCCAGGGAACTTAAAGACATACTTAAAGTTAACCTGAAAGGGGAAAAGGATGCCATTGACTTCTATAAACAGATCTACCAGAAGGTGGTTGACGGTAAAAAAGAACTGCAGTATGAGTTTGAGACCCTGGAACACGATATCCGCCATGTGATAGTTGATGAGCAGGAACATGTTGCTGAGCTTTCTGTTTTACTAGGGATATAA
- a CDS encoding response regulator yields MKKKIAIVDDDNNFLEELSSLLSGNGYDVYAYSNGSDALREIPRVMPDIILLDLKMDKVSGFQVAYKLRNIQKARDIPVIPMTGYYTQDEYGLIMKICGLKNCKLKPFDPGKLMQEISETIKNTKSKLFEAGGDLK; encoded by the coding sequence ATGAAGAAAAAAATAGCGATAGTTGACGATGATAATAATTTTTTGGAGGAACTCTCAAGCCTGCTTTCAGGCAATGGATATGACGTATATGCGTATTCAAACGGAAGCGATGCCCTTCGTGAGATACCCCGGGTTATGCCCGACATTATTCTTTTGGACCTTAAAATGGACAAAGTAAGCGGTTTTCAGGTTGCCTATAAGCTTAGAAATATTCAGAAGGCGCGTGATATACCTGTAATTCCCATGACAGGGTATTATACCCAGGATGAGTATGGGCTGATAATGAAAATATGCGGCCTTAAAAACTGTAAATTAAAGCCTTTTGATCCAGGTAAGCTGATGCAGGAAATCTCTGAAACAATAAAAAACACTAAATCAAAATTGTTTGAGGCAGGAGGTGATTTAAAATGA
- a CDS encoding dienelactone hydrolase family protein, with the protein MVKDFISSVFVLLVLAFALQTDVLAKIITRNIDYKSGKVPLEGFLAYDDNLKGKQPGVLIVHEWNGQGSYVQKRAVQLAELGYVAFCADIYGKGIRPKTNEESAKQAGIYRSDRKLMRERALAGLEELKKQKITDITKTAALGYCFGGGVALELARSGAEVNGVVSFHGNLDTPDPLNAKAIKGKVLVLHGANDPYVSNEQLLSFMKEMKDAGVDWELNIYANAVHRFTNSEAGDDPSTGAAYNKQADERSWDAMKSFFNEIFK; encoded by the coding sequence ATGGTTAAAGATTTCATAAGTTCAGTTTTCGTTTTGCTTGTTTTGGCCTTTGCATTACAAACAGATGTTTTGGCAAAAATCATAACACGTAACATCGATTATAAAAGCGGGAAGGTGCCTCTTGAGGGTTTTTTGGCTTATGATGATAATCTTAAGGGCAAGCAGCCGGGTGTGCTTATAGTTCATGAATGGAACGGCCAAGGTTCCTATGTTCAGAAAAGAGCTGTGCAGCTGGCTGAACTTGGGTACGTGGCGTTCTGCGCGGATATTTACGGTAAAGGCATAAGGCCGAAAACTAATGAGGAATCGGCAAAACAGGCTGGAATTTACCGCTCAGACAGGAAACTAATGAGGGAGCGGGCCCTGGCTGGGCTTGAAGAACTGAAAAAACAAAAGATTACTGATATAACAAAAACAGCTGCGCTAGGTTATTGTTTCGGAGGAGGGGTGGCGCTTGAACTTGCGCGCAGCGGGGCGGAGGTTAACGGGGTTGTAAGTTTTCACGGTAATTTAGACACTCCCGACCCCTTAAATGCAAAAGCAATCAAAGGAAAGGTGCTTGTTCTTCACGGAGCAAATGACCCCTATGTGTCAAATGAGCAGCTTCTATCTTTTATGAAAGAAATGAAGGACGCCGGTGTAGACTGGGAGCTGAATATATATGCCAACGCGGTACACAGGTTTACAAACTCTGAGGCAGGTGACGACCCTTCAACGGGTGCTGCTTACAACAAACAGGCAGATGAGCGTTCGTGGGATGCCATGAAATCCTTTTTTAACGAGATATTTAAATAA
- a CDS encoding radical SAM protein encodes MNILIINSNNTRKPVPVMPIGACRVAEAAEQAGHTVRFLDLMFEKDIASAVRNEVKKHLPGLIGISVRNIDNNSMPNPVSCYKQVQEITEAIRSVSCAPVILGGTAVGIMPEAYLKLTEAEGAVSGPGEFVFPEIIQSFEDNVPIDEIKGLITLKHTSAEEKYDNKNISASVYRTPDFKKWLNMNTYTSHLASIPVQTKQGCPFKCIYCTYGMCEGNRFDAAPVEKVIERIKLLSLSGLKDIEFTDAVFNYPYEHAFELCEGLIKAHTGARFQTYNLNPGFMDKTLLDVMEKAGFYGIGISAESGSNRVLRGLQKNYTLEDLTNAAEALQESKLPCFWMFILGGPKETEESIDETLEFAQKYVKSKDVALLSLGLRIYPGTGLEALAREEGLLTAKPEEMLEPLTYISPLIEQKILANRIERAIHTHLNYIDSGFLQSPLLNTLLPLVHLTGLSRPLWKHTNLLRRSLRMIGTRL; translated from the coding sequence ATGAATATACTTATTATAAACTCTAATAATACCCGAAAGCCAGTGCCTGTAATGCCTATCGGAGCATGTAGAGTGGCTGAAGCTGCCGAACAGGCAGGGCATACGGTCAGGTTCCTTGACCTTATGTTTGAAAAGGATATAGCCTCCGCCGTTCGAAATGAGGTAAAGAAGCACCTTCCTGGTTTAATAGGGATTTCCGTAAGGAACATAGACAATAACTCTATGCCCAACCCCGTTTCCTGCTATAAGCAGGTTCAAGAAATAACAGAAGCGATCCGCTCGGTTTCCTGCGCACCTGTAATACTTGGCGGAACAGCTGTAGGGATAATGCCGGAAGCCTATCTTAAGCTTACAGAAGCGGAAGGCGCAGTTTCCGGCCCTGGTGAATTTGTTTTTCCTGAAATAATTCAGAGCTTTGAAGACAACGTGCCAATAGATGAAATCAAAGGGCTTATCACGCTAAAGCATACCTCTGCAGAAGAAAAATATGATAATAAGAATATCTCTGCCTCAGTTTATAGAACACCGGATTTCAAGAAATGGCTGAATATGAACACCTACACATCCCATCTTGCAAGCATTCCGGTACAAACAAAACAGGGATGCCCGTTCAAATGTATATATTGTACCTATGGGATGTGCGAAGGAAACCGTTTCGATGCAGCTCCGGTTGAAAAGGTAATTGAACGTATAAAACTCCTATCTTTGTCAGGTTTAAAAGATATAGAATTCACTGATGCAGTTTTTAATTACCCGTACGAACATGCCTTTGAGCTCTGCGAGGGCCTTATCAAAGCACATACCGGTGCGCGGTTTCAAACTTACAACCTTAACCCGGGGTTCATGGATAAAACCCTTCTTGACGTTATGGAAAAAGCAGGGTTTTATGGAATAGGAATATCTGCAGAAAGCGGTTCAAACAGAGTCCTTAGAGGTTTGCAAAAAAATTACACTTTAGAGGATCTAACCAATGCCGCAGAAGCGCTTCAAGAAAGCAAGCTGCCGTGTTTCTGGATGTTTATTCTGGGAGGGCCGAAAGAAACAGAAGAAAGCATTGATGAAACATTAGAGTTTGCACAAAAATATGTAAAATCTAAAGACGTGGCGTTACTAAGCCTGGGATTGCGCATCTATCCTGGCACAGGCCTTGAAGCTTTGGCGCGCGAAGAAGGGCTTTTAACAGCAAAACCGGAAGAAATGCTTGAACCACTCACATATATCTCTCCTCTTATTGAACAGAAGATTTTGGCTAACAGAATAGAAAGAGCTATACATACTCACCTGAACTATATAGATTCAGGTTTCCTGCAGTCCCCTTTGCTAAATACCCTGTTGCCTTTAGTTCATTTAACCGGTTTAAGCAGGCCTCTATGGAAACACACTAATTTATTAAGGCGTTCTTTACGCATGATAGGAACTCGCTTATGA
- a CDS encoding type III polyketide synthase: protein MNTAGMRVASIALATPQLMIQQEEAAEFILSNYSNRLKKKSVEIARKVFGHPSIKQRSFAFNDPSCLIDEKPDSKIERFTRYSVELSAEAANKALKEAGLKPEELSAVVVNTCTGYICPGISTYLIEKLGLRQDIKAYDLVGSGCGRAIPNLQLCGAILKEDNDGIILSISTEICSSTFQMGNDLSLIVSNALFADGAAAMVFWNRPKGLAVKGSASYFEPRYRENIRFIHQDGQLHNHLSKNLPQIAAPIIRQAIDNLLKKHGLGRDNISGWALHPGGENVINALKTELGLSEERLEPTRYVLKNFGNLSSPTVWFVMKNIVEKGLRKGEWYLAAAFGAGFSVHTCLFQAE, encoded by the coding sequence ATGAATACAGCCGGTATGCGCGTAGCATCTATCGCCTTGGCAACACCCCAGCTAATGATCCAGCAGGAAGAAGCTGCCGAGTTTATCCTTTCAAATTACTCTAACAGGCTTAAGAAAAAAAGCGTAGAGATAGCGCGTAAGGTATTCGGCCACCCAAGCATTAAGCAAAGAAGTTTCGCCTTTAACGACCCATCCTGTCTTATAGATGAAAAACCGGATTCAAAAATCGAACGCTTTACACGTTATTCAGTAGAACTCTCAGCCGAAGCGGCAAATAAAGCCCTAAAAGAAGCCGGGCTAAAACCGGAAGAACTTTCTGCAGTTGTGGTTAATACCTGTACAGGCTATATATGCCCGGGTATTTCAACGTATCTAATAGAAAAGCTCGGTTTGCGCCAAGATATTAAAGCCTACGACCTTGTAGGAAGCGGATGCGGCAGGGCTATACCGAACCTGCAATTATGCGGCGCAATCCTAAAGGAAGATAACGATGGTATTATTTTAAGTATTTCAACTGAAATTTGCAGCAGCACGTTTCAAATGGGAAATGACCTAAGTTTGATAGTTTCTAATGCGCTGTTTGCTGACGGCGCTGCAGCTATGGTTTTCTGGAACAGGCCAAAAGGCCTTGCTGTAAAAGGCTCTGCAAGTTATTTTGAACCTCGCTACCGCGAAAATATAAGATTTATACACCAGGATGGGCAATTGCATAATCATCTTTCCAAAAACCTTCCTCAAATAGCCGCCCCCATCATAAGGCAGGCCATTGATAACCTTTTGAAAAAACATGGCTTAGGCCGGGATAACATTTCGGGCTGGGCTCTGCACCCGGGTGGAGAGAATGTCATAAATGCGCTAAAAACAGAATTAGGCCTATCGGAAGAGCGCCTTGAACCGACTCGTTATGTCCTTAAAAACTTCGGCAACCTGTCATCTCCGACTGTCTGGTTCGTTATGAAAAACATAGTTGAAAAAGGCCTTAGAAAAGGGGAATGGTATCTTGCGGCGGCTTTTGGCGCGGGGTTTTCAGTGCATACCTGCCTTTTTCAGGCAGAATAA
- a CDS encoding rubredoxin, with translation MKKRKCLACNHVYDEEKGDPKNAVRRGTRFNDLPDDWSCPVCGVNKEYYKRLSEEK, from the coding sequence ATGAAGAAGCGGAAGTGCCTTGCCTGCAACCATGTTTACGATGAAGAAAAAGGCGACCCCAAGAACGCTGTAAGGAGAGGAACCAGGTTTAATGACTTGCCTGATGACTGGTCATGCCCTGTGTGCGGGGTAAACAAAGAATATTATAAAAGATTGTCCGAAGAAAAATAA